One region of Manduca sexta isolate Smith_Timp_Sample1 chromosome 25, JHU_Msex_v1.0, whole genome shotgun sequence genomic DNA includes:
- the LOC115453554 gene encoding serine/arginine repetitive matrix protein 1 isoform X2 translates to MGAPAWGTRGGGGDRPRLLRMTPLRHSFAAPASPPAPPPPRAHDYASDADTTKKESWNANLSQRWRKLRRRCSRLRPGSGNREPSPVRCSPSPPRQPNQCSPAPPSKLSFRHRGKVYTTASLRVTSGAPDLLRALGKLGGGLRRRALSAHDVLAPPQQQPSTFYVPSPTAVRQQSSPSPPRQSTIRRRCSSPNVYRNKTSPIRRDRTPLINPEDESRDQVDYSYVPERRKNAPEPRSRRPYSENVDLEVPYRNCYNRIPPDANQRLWEEPYRLPRVQSRQDRQEPMQQLRNGVSELRVSVTPRSSRPPAVPVTPGQQTKRPIDLRDMQNFEVRFTKSAGGKGLGFSIVGGKDSPRGDMGIFVKTIFNNGQAAESMLREGDEIVSVNGRGTAGLTHGEAIRLFKDVRAGPVLLRVARRAPAR, encoded by the exons ATGGGTGCACCTGCATGGGGTACGCGCGGGGGCGGTGGCGACCGGCCGCGCTTGCTGCGCATGACGCCGCTGCGGCACAGCTTCGCAGCGCCGGCGTCACCACCCGCTCCCCCACCGCCGCGAGCGCACGATTACGCCTCCGACGCTGACACCACTAAAAAAG AAAGCTGGAATGCAAATTTGTCACAGAGATGGAGAAAATTACGTCGTCGGTGCTCCAGACTTCGGCCAGGTTCGGGCAACAGGGAGCCAAGTCCTGTGCGCTGCTCACCCTCGCCTCCTAGACAGCCAAATCAATGCTCTCCGGCTCCACCTTCTAAACTCTCATTTCGCCATAGAGGCAAAGTCTATACAACAGCATCATTGCGAGTAACGAGTGGTGCCCCAGACCTACTGCGTGCCTTGGGCAAACTCGGCGGTGGACTGCGTCGACGGGCCTTGTCAGCACACGACGTCCTTGCTCCACCCCAACAACAACCTTCTACATTCTACGTTCCTAGTCCTACAGCGGTTAGGCAGCAATCTTCACCTTCACCACCCAGACAGTCCACGATAAGGCGGCGTTGTAGTTCCCCAAACGTCTACAGAAATAAAACATCACCAATTCGCAGAGATCGAACACCATTAATAAATCCAGAAGACGAGAGTCGAGATCAAGTGGATTACAGTTACGTTCCTGAAAGAAGAAAAAATGCTCCCGAACCTCGAAGTCGTAGACCCTATAGTGAAAATGTGGACTTGGAGGTCCCATACAGAAATTGTTATAATCGTATACCACCTGACGCAAATCAAAGATTATGGGAAGAACCGTACAGGCTACCACGAGTACAATCAAGGCAAGACAGACAAGAGCCCATGCAGCAATTAAGAAATGGAGTGTCTGAATTACGAGTGAGTGTTACGCCGCGATCTTCTCGACCGCCTGCTGTTCCTGTTACGCCAGGACAGCAAACGAAGCGACCTATTGACCTACGTGATATGCAGAACTTTGAG GTACGTTTTACAAAATCAGCAGGAGGTAAAGGTCTCGGCTTCAGCATCGTGGGCGGTAAAGATTCTCCGCGAGGCGATATGGGAATCTTCGTCAAAACTATTTTCAACAACGGCCAAGCAGCCGAATCAATGCTACGAGAAG gCGATGAAATCGTATCGGTTAACGGCCGTGGCACTGCCGGGCTGACCCACGGGGAAGCCATCAGACTGTTCAAGGACGTGCGAGCTGGCCCTGTGTTGCTGCGCGTGGCTCGCAGAGCGCCCGCCCGCTGA
- the LOC115453554 gene encoding serine/arginine repetitive matrix protein 1 isoform X1 — protein sequence MGAPAWGTRGGGGDRPRLLRMTPLRHSFAAPASPPAPPPPRAHDYASDADTTKKEESWNANLSQRWRKLRRRCSRLRPGSGNREPSPVRCSPSPPRQPNQCSPAPPSKLSFRHRGKVYTTASLRVTSGAPDLLRALGKLGGGLRRRALSAHDVLAPPQQQPSTFYVPSPTAVRQQSSPSPPRQSTIRRRCSSPNVYRNKTSPIRRDRTPLINPEDESRDQVDYSYVPERRKNAPEPRSRRPYSENVDLEVPYRNCYNRIPPDANQRLWEEPYRLPRVQSRQDRQEPMQQLRNGVSELRVSVTPRSSRPPAVPVTPGQQTKRPIDLRDMQNFEVRFTKSAGGKGLGFSIVGGKDSPRGDMGIFVKTIFNNGQAAESMLREGDEIVSVNGRGTAGLTHGEAIRLFKDVRAGPVLLRVARRAPAR from the exons ATGGGTGCACCTGCATGGGGTACGCGCGGGGGCGGTGGCGACCGGCCGCGCTTGCTGCGCATGACGCCGCTGCGGCACAGCTTCGCAGCGCCGGCGTCACCACCCGCTCCCCCACCGCCGCGAGCGCACGATTACGCCTCCGACGCTGACACCACTAAAAAAG AAGAAAGCTGGAATGCAAATTTGTCACAGAGATGGAGAAAATTACGTCGTCGGTGCTCCAGACTTCGGCCAGGTTCGGGCAACAGGGAGCCAAGTCCTGTGCGCTGCTCACCCTCGCCTCCTAGACAGCCAAATCAATGCTCTCCGGCTCCACCTTCTAAACTCTCATTTCGCCATAGAGGCAAAGTCTATACAACAGCATCATTGCGAGTAACGAGTGGTGCCCCAGACCTACTGCGTGCCTTGGGCAAACTCGGCGGTGGACTGCGTCGACGGGCCTTGTCAGCACACGACGTCCTTGCTCCACCCCAACAACAACCTTCTACATTCTACGTTCCTAGTCCTACAGCGGTTAGGCAGCAATCTTCACCTTCACCACCCAGACAGTCCACGATAAGGCGGCGTTGTAGTTCCCCAAACGTCTACAGAAATAAAACATCACCAATTCGCAGAGATCGAACACCATTAATAAATCCAGAAGACGAGAGTCGAGATCAAGTGGATTACAGTTACGTTCCTGAAAGAAGAAAAAATGCTCCCGAACCTCGAAGTCGTAGACCCTATAGTGAAAATGTGGACTTGGAGGTCCCATACAGAAATTGTTATAATCGTATACCACCTGACGCAAATCAAAGATTATGGGAAGAACCGTACAGGCTACCACGAGTACAATCAAGGCAAGACAGACAAGAGCCCATGCAGCAATTAAGAAATGGAGTGTCTGAATTACGAGTGAGTGTTACGCCGCGATCTTCTCGACCGCCTGCTGTTCCTGTTACGCCAGGACAGCAAACGAAGCGACCTATTGACCTACGTGATATGCAGAACTTTGAG GTACGTTTTACAAAATCAGCAGGAGGTAAAGGTCTCGGCTTCAGCATCGTGGGCGGTAAAGATTCTCCGCGAGGCGATATGGGAATCTTCGTCAAAACTATTTTCAACAACGGCCAAGCAGCCGAATCAATGCTACGAGAAG gCGATGAAATCGTATCGGTTAACGGCCGTGGCACTGCCGGGCTGACCCACGGGGAAGCCATCAGACTGTTCAAGGACGTGCGAGCTGGCCCTGTGTTGCTGCGCGTGGCTCGCAGAGCGCCCGCCCGCTGA